In Drosophila innubila isolate TH190305 chromosome 2R unlocalized genomic scaffold, UK_Dinn_1.0 1_C_2R, whole genome shotgun sequence, the following are encoded in one genomic region:
- the LOC117784053 gene encoding uncharacterized protein LOC117784053: protein MRVTVKGSFISLFALTMGRCLHLIFLFLLLVALLSAVHGMPSPLNWGPASNRGPGGGPGWNGGDTTDNIILHSGKTGKWRY, encoded by the exons atgcgCGTTACTGTTAAAGGCTCGTTCATTTCACTCTTTGCCTTGACCATGGGCCGTTGTCTTCacttaattttcttgtttttgctgcttgtCGCGCTGCTCAGCG ctGTTCACGGCATGCCGTCGCCGCTTAATTGGGGACCCGCATCGAACAGAGGGCCTGGCGGCGGACCTGGCTGGAATGGTGGAGACACAACCGACAATATTATTCTGCATTCTGGTAAAACTGGCAAATGGCGCTACTAA
- the LOC117784948 gene encoding keratin, type I cytoskeletal 9 codes for MTHIWGLMLLIIALTQAENYRVPSGNFDGPGISGRPFGLISGRGSGGPFITNDDQEDIISGGQSSGPFGNQAGNGLVNRGSSGGPFGAGNNGLISGRGNGGPFKTIEDQEGIISGGQGSGPFGNQALVIGRTSGGPFRAKNNGLISRRGNGGPFKTIEDQEGVISGGQSSGPFGNQADNGLVNGGTSGGPFGSRIKGFKGGRGRGGQFKTTTEGIISGGQSSGPFENRVGDGLVNGGTSGGPFG; via the coding sequence ATGACACATATATGGGGCTTGATGCTGTTGATTATCGCCTTAACTCAGGCGGAAAATTACAGAGTACCCAGTGGAAATTTCGATGGACCAGGCATCAGTGGTAGACCCTTTGGATTAATAAGTGGAAGAGGTAGCGGAGGACCTTTCATAACGAATGACGATCAGGAAGATATCATATCTGGAGGTCAAAGTAGCGGACCTTTTGGAAACCAGGCTGGCAATGGTTTGGTAAACAGAGGATCCAGTGGAGGACCCTTTGGAGCGGGAAATAATGGCTTAATAAGTGGAAGAGGGAATGGAGGAccttttaaaacaattgaagATCAGGAAGGTATAATATCTGGGGGCCAAGGTAGCGGACCTTTTGGAAACCAGGCTTTGGTTATCGGAAGAACCAGTGGAGGACCCTTTCGAGCGAAAAATAATGGCTTAATAAGTAGAAGAGGGAATGGAGGAccttttaaaacaattgaagATCAGGAAGGTGTAATATCTGGCGGCCAAAGTAGCGGACCTTTTGGAAACCAGGCTGACAATGGATTGGTTAACGGAGGAACCAGTGGAGGACCCTTTGGATCGCGAATTAAAGGATTTAAGGGTGGAAGGGGCCGCGGAGGACAATTTAAAACTACTACGGAGGGCATTATATCTGGAGGACAAAGCAGTGGACCTTTTGAAAACCGGGTAGGCGATGGCTTGGTAAACGGTGGAACCAGTGGAGGACCCTTTGGCTAG
- the LOC117784254 gene encoding bleomycin hydrolase — protein sequence MSKLFQHNQINESPKNAASLTLDNSQFASWRSQFYSLPLNRLAQNVCTASDPIKACLRQDAKTVAIPGKVRHELDNAIKATVDGPNWLCTGLDLLRLAMKKDCELSVAYLIYWHKLERCNYVLNSVIELLAQCEPLDGRTFQYLMKHTVPDGGNWQMFVNLVQKYGIMPKMCYLASWSSSRTLHLNKMLRSKLHEFSSQLHAQFTFDGDASNLPSMHMLMMEELYKIINICLGTPPLQFKWNFKNEDNVKSFTPMSFYQRLVAPFYSLDAQICLGHDPRLSSSYHRNYRIAYSSNMIDGLQQSYNNQPMDVLLEIMVSSLSAGSAVWLACDLHTIFNGKSEILSLDMHNFEQVFGMPLGMELNKAQRLVYKGTRRNTALLLTEVTLDALQQPLQFRTIAKATESVKKTQSHSSFQLTAMADGDVGSEAETQTESVKRKTAKGNRTALNVDWLREYAFEIVIDSRFVPPGVLHAAKTQPRVELPIWDPMGALLS from the exons ATGTCAAAGCTTTTTCAGCACAACCAAATTAATGAATCACCGAAAAATGCCGCAAGTCTTACACTCGACAATTCTCAATTCGCTTCATGGCGTTCTCAGTTCTATTCCTTGCCCCTAAATCGTCTGGCACAGAACGTTTGTACTGCGAGTGATCCAATCAAAGCCTGTTTGCGTCAGGATGCAAAGACAGTGGCTATTCCTGGCAAAGTACGCCATGAGTTGGACAATGCGATTAAGGCAACAGTTGATGGTCCAAATTGGCTATGCACCGGTCTTGATCTGTTGCGTCTGGCCATGAAAAAGGATTGCGAACTGTCTGTCGCATATTTGATCTATTGGCACAAGCTGGAGCGTTGCAATTATGTTCTTAACTCGGTAATCGAACTACTGGCACAATGTGAGCCACTGGATGGACGCACCTTTCAGTATCTGATGAAGCACACAGTGCCTGACGGCGGCAACTGGCAAATGTTTGTGAATCTCGTCCAAAAGTATGGGATTATGCCAAAGATGTGCTATCTAGCCAGCTGGTCGTCATCCCGTACACTTCATCTTAACAAGATGCTCAGAAGTAAA CTGCACGAGTTTAGCAGCCAGTTGCACGCTCAGTTTACCTTCGATGGCGATGCCAGTAACTTGCCCTCAATGCATATGCTGATGATGGAGGAGTTGTACAAGATAATCAACATTTGCTTGGGAACACCGCCGTTGCAGTTCAAATGGAACTTTAAAAATGAAGATAACGTCAAGAGTTTCACACCAATGAGCTTTTATCAGCGTTTGGTGGCACCGTTCTATAGTCTTGATGCCCAAATCTGTTTGGGCCACGATCCGCGCCTCAGCTCCAGCTATCATAGAAACTATCGCATAGCCTACAGCTCCAATATGATTGATGGACTGCAGCAAAGCTACAACAATCAACCCATGGATGTGCTGCTAGAGATCATGGTATCATCCCTTTCCGCTGGCTCGGCCGTTTGGCTCGCCTGTGATCTGCACACAATATTTAATGGCAAATCCGAAATACTCAGCCTGGATATGCACAACTTTGAGCAGGTATTTGGCATGCCCTTGGGAATGGAACTGAATAAAGCCCAGCGTCTGGTCTACAAAGGAACGCGTCGTAATACTGCATTACTGCTGACTGAGGTTACCTTGGATGCACTGCAGCAACCGTTGCAATTTCGCACAATTGCGAAAGCAACAGAAAGTGTCAAGAAAACACAATCCCACAGCAGTTTTCAATTGACAGCCATGGCTGACGGTGATGTTGGCAGTGAGGCTGAAACTCAAACTGAGTCAGTCAAGCGCAAGACGGCCAAAGGCAACAGAACCGCACTGAACGTCGATTGGCTGCGGGAATATGCCTTTGAGATAGTTATCGATTCACGCTTTGTGCCACCAGGCGTGTTGCATGCGGCTAAAACTCAACCCAGAGTTGAACTGCCCATTTGGGATCCCATGGGCGCACTGCTCTCTTGA
- the LOC117785448 gene encoding uncharacterized protein LOC117785448 encodes MKRICILLLLISVSIRADPQSYLPGENIRQVVITGNLAFWQLMKKETGDRLSTILSKYQPQRESDQDIIDDISKGKISVDRIILDQLTDLPSQNFGSEVFFPSPQLNENYGSFIHEIRITQDLGEGDLENQENNGTLPFKIFVLNDGQRGSEDKEDSGNDGSFIPGNTENPNNQENNDKTPDGLIIDSNSGGPFTNYFRSPTKSE; translated from the exons ATGAAACGTATTTGTATCTTGTTACTGTTGATATCTGTGTCAATAAGGGCAGATCCTCAGTCATACCTTCCTGGCGAGAATATAAGACAAGTAGTAATTACGGGCAATTTAGCCTTTTGGCAGTTgatgaaaaaagaaactggGGACAGGTTATcaacaattttatcaaaatatcaacCTCAACGTGAAAGTGATCAAGATATTATTGACGACATAAGCAAAGGCAAAATCTCTGTAG aTCGCATAATACTGGATCAACTCACTGATTTACCGTCACAAAATTTTGGATCTGAAGTTTTCTTCCCATCTCCtcaattgaatgaaaattatgGTAGCTTTATTCATGAAATTAGAATAACTCAGGATCTAGGAGAAGGAGATCttgaaaatcaagaaaataatGGAACCTTACcgttcaaaatttttgtacttaatgATGGTCAAAGAGGTAGCGAAGATAAGGAAGATAGTGGTAATGATGGAAGCTTTATACCAGGAAATACAGAAAATCCTAATAATCAAGAAAACAATGATAAAACACCCGATGGACTTATAATCGATAGTAATAGTGGAGGGCCGTTTACTAATTATTTTCGAAGTCCCACAAAATCTGagtaa
- the LOC117783605 gene encoding uncharacterized protein LOC117783605, whose translation MDTGRILIMFGLIAVAGCLVSAQEAVTENPGTYVDRTNGVATSIPGTRDPKDAGPHKTKVIVNGQIVTSYQFPAAYGSILLFNNGGEGSSQLFGDYETSVVNGGLQLQTRGKKYNFPAKETSVKSQEKVDIDGKEATLEYDNGNIVIELTDGTLFAKTEGGLFSGNRQSYVNRAQIKEAALREASLGHNQVRPHAVPNYVYNQRGNTFLQNEAGSIYTRPDGKTVLVGANGQTIVTDRDSSSDEDKDDNDDHFHSGSNIIINGQSIGGGSFSTGQGGVMLFNDGGEGSTQFFGNYQINIVNGGIQLRSGGKVYNFPAKDPSVKSQEKIDINGNEATLEYDNGNIVIELADGTVFAKTEDGLFSGNRQSYENRAQIKENALREAALTQQRVQQEVANIQSRIQAEMRELDANLQRTLGNIGFY comes from the exons ATGGATACGGGTCGCATACTTATAATGTTCGGGCTAATTGCCGTCGCCGGGTGCTTGGTCAGCG CACAAGAAGCTGTGACCGAAAATCCCGGAACTTATGTGGACCGCACCAACGGTGTGGCAACATCGATACCCGGGACAAGGGACCCGAAGGATGCAGGACCACACAAAACAAAGGTCATCGTCAATGGCCAAATTGTAACCAGTTACCAATTTCCAGCTGCTTATGGCAGTATATTGCTATTCAATAACGGCGGAGAAGGAAGTTCCCAGTTGTTCGGCGATTATGAAACCTCTGTCGTCAACGGCGGTCTTCAGCTGCAAACTAGGGGCAAGAAGTACAATTTCCCAGCAAAAGAAACCAGTGTGAAGAGTCAGGAGAAGGTCGACATCGATGGCAAAGAGGCTACACTGGAATATGATAATGGCAACATCGTCATCGAGCTGACTGATGGCACCttatttgccaaaactgaGGGAGGTCTTTTCAGTGGCAATCGCCAGTCCTATGTGAACCGTGCACAGATCAAGGAGGCCGCTCTCAGGGAAGCATCCCTGGGACATAATCAAGTGCGCCCTCATGCCGTTCCCAACTATGTGTATAACCAAAGAGGCAATACTTTCCTGCAAAATGAAGCTGGGAGCATCTACACCCGTCCCGATGGCAAAACAGTGTTGGTTGGAGCCAATGGTCAGACGATTGTAACTGATAGGGATTCGAGCAGCGATGAGGATAaggatgataatgatgatcatTTTCATTCGGGATCAAATATTATCATCAATGGCCAATCTATAGGCGGTGGATCATTTTCAACTGGTCAAGGCGGCGTAATGCTATTCAATGACGGCGGTGAAGGGAGCACCCAGTTCTTTGGCAATTACCAAATCAATATCGTCAATGGTGGCATCCAGTTGAGATCTGGCGGCAAGGTGTACAATTTCCCGGCAAAGGATCCCAGTGTGAAGAGTCAGGAGAAGATCGATATTAACGGTAATGAGGCTACACTGGAATATGATAATGGCAACATCGTCATCGAGCTGGCTGATGGAACTGTATTTGCCAAAACTGAGGATGGTCTTTTCAGTGGCAATCGTCAATCGTATGAGAACCGTGCACAGATCAAGGAGAACGCTCTTAGAGAAGCAGCTCTGACGCAACAACGTGTGCAACAAGAGGTTGCAAATATACAGAGTCGTATTCAGGCTGAAATGAGAGAGCTTGATGCAAATCTACAGCGTACTCTGGGCAATATTGGTTTCTACTAG
- the LOC117784983 gene encoding uncharacterized protein LOC117784983, which translates to MKYIALFLLSSVAVGLVMAFPDNHNAVADLSDGGVYVNAISNSGAADASAASETTRLREPRHLLKKLFSPPEVVVQPIVVQPQQPYYTGYNPYAGAGRGYGGYGGFAYNRPIGY; encoded by the coding sequence ATGAAGTACATCGCACTTTTTTTGCTCAGCAGTGTTGCAGTTGGCCTAGTCATGGCCTTTCCTGATAACCATAATGCAGTTGCTGATTTGTCAGATGGTGGCGTGTATGTTAATGCAATTTCCAACAGTGGAGCGGCAGATGCCTCTGCAGCATCGGAAACTACTCGGCTACGTGAGCCTCGTCATCTTCTGAAGAAGCTGTTTTCTCCACCAGAGGTGGTGGTGCAACCCATAGTGGTTCAACCACAACAACCTTACTACACCGGCTATAATCCTTATGCTGGAGCTGGACGAGGCTATGGTGGTTATGGAGGATTTGCATATAACAGACCCATAGGCTATTGA